Proteins co-encoded in one Chroococcidiopsis sp. TS-821 genomic window:
- a CDS encoding alpha/beta fold hydrolase gives MQATPAATSSIPGAYRQWRGQSIYYVCAGQSSEHPPLLLVHGFGASTDHWRKNIAGLSRDFEVWAIDLLGFGRSAKPKWQYSGDLWRDQLYDFIQEVIGQPVVLAGNSLGGYASLCVAAQRPDAAAGLALLNSAGPFNEDRPTAESEAVQSEIQPPKQPDWVQQFLQESAKWFFQQPLGRFLLFQYIRQPWVIRQTLEKVYLDKSAITDQLVEDIYRPSCDPGAVDVFASVFSTPQGEKVDTLLQQLKCPLLLLWGEADPWMNARERSPKFRKYYPQLTEYFLRAGHCPHDEVPDQVNSLLKEWVLSLT, from the coding sequence ATGCAGGCGACTCCAGCTGCTACTAGCTCGATTCCTGGCGCATATAGGCAGTGGCGAGGACAGTCAATATATTATGTGTGCGCCGGACAATCCTCAGAGCATCCTCCATTATTATTAGTACACGGATTTGGCGCTTCAACCGACCATTGGCGCAAAAATATTGCTGGGTTATCGCGTGATTTTGAAGTATGGGCAATTGATTTATTAGGTTTTGGGCGTTCAGCTAAACCAAAGTGGCAATACAGCGGAGATTTATGGCGCGATCAGCTATACGACTTTATTCAAGAAGTCATTGGTCAGCCAGTCGTGTTAGCAGGTAACTCTTTGGGCGGGTATGCGAGTTTGTGTGTTGCAGCCCAGCGACCAGACGCAGCCGCAGGATTAGCCTTACTCAATAGCGCAGGTCCTTTTAATGAAGATCGACCGACTGCTGAATCGGAAGCTGTACAATCTGAAATTCAACCACCAAAACAGCCCGACTGGGTACAACAATTTCTGCAAGAGTCAGCAAAATGGTTCTTTCAGCAACCTTTAGGGCGTTTTTTACTGTTTCAGTACATCCGCCAACCTTGGGTAATCCGCCAAACTTTAGAAAAAGTTTATCTTGATAAAAGTGCGATTACAGACCAGCTTGTGGAAGACATTTATCGTCCCTCGTGCGATCCTGGTGCGGTTGATGTTTTTGCCTCGGTGTTTAGTACTCCTCAAGGAGAAAAAGTTGATACGCTGCTACAACAGCTAAAGTGTCCGTTACTGCTTTTATGGGGAGAAGCGGATCCTTGGATGAATGCAAGAGAGCGATCGCCTAAGTTTCGCAAGTACTATCCACAACTAACAGAATATTTCTTACGCGCCGGACATTGCCCGCATGATGAAGTACCAGATCAAGTTAACTCGCTTTTAAAAGAGTGGGTACTCTCACTAACCTAA